A window of the Gossypium hirsutum isolate 1008001.06 chromosome A05, Gossypium_hirsutum_v2.1, whole genome shotgun sequence genome harbors these coding sequences:
- the LOC107957450 gene encoding probable inactive serine/threonine-protein kinase scy1 isoform X2, producing the protein MLKFLKGVVGGSGAGLKDLPYNIGDPYPSAWGSWSHFRGTSKDDGSPVSIFSLSGSNPQDGHLAAGRNGVKRLRTVRHPNILSFLHSTEVESFDGSSSKVTIYIVTEPVMPLSEKIKELGLEGTQRDEYYAWGLHQIAKAVSFLNNDCKLLWMVQVHGNVCLSSVVVTQTLDWKLYAFDVLSEYDGANATATGPMLQYEWLVGSQYKPTELAKCDWATIRKSPPWAIDSWGLGCLIYEIFSGMKLGKTEELRNTASIPKSLLPDYQRLLSSMPSRRLNTSKLIENSEYFQNKLVDTIHFMEILSLKDSVEKDTFFRKLPNLAEQLPRPIVLKKLLPLLASALEFGSAAAPALTALLKMGSWLSAEEFSLKVLPTIVKLFASNDRAVRVALLQHIDQFGESLSAQVVDEQVYPHVATGFADTSAFLRELTLKSMLIVAPKLSQRTLSGSLLKYLSKLQVDEEPAIRTNTTILLGNIASYLNEGTRKRVLINAFTVRALRDTFSPARGAGVMALCATSSYYDMTEIATRILPNIVVLIIDPDSDVRSKAFQAVDQFLQIVKQYNEKGNAEDTSGAGSLGISSMPGNASLLGYVENFCCRRAILIVTIQQDGSHGINDLENLCVTIFFLVRWAMSSLTLKGKASDQAPVATANSVTPATTTASTASSGLIETPSTAPVHRVSSSTDFADQPMPPSPTSTDGWGEIENGIHEEHDSDKDGWDDIEPLDEPKPSSALANIQAAQKRPVSQPVSQPKPQASTSLRPKSTVKAAKDEDDDLWGSIAAAPPKSASRPLNVKTAGAVDDDDPWAAIAAPPPTTKVKPLSAGRGRGNRAAAPKLGAQRINRTSSTGM; encoded by the exons ATGTTGAAATTCCTGAAAGGAGTGGTAGGCGGATCTGGAGCAGGGCTCAAGGATCTACCTTACAACATTGGAGATCCTTACCCTTCTGCTTGGGGCTCTTGGTCTCACTTTCGCGGCACCTCCAAG GACGATGGATCTCCGGTTTCTATATTTTCTCTTTCCGGAAGTAATCCGCAGGACGGCCATTTGGCTGCTGGTCGAAATGGTGTCAAGCGTCTTCGAACT GTGAGGCATCCGAATATCTTGTCATTTCTTCATAGTACTGAGGTTGAATCTTTTGATGGTTCTAGTTCGAAAGTTACAATCTATATTGTCACGGAGCCTGTTATGCCATTATCAGAGAAGATCAAGGAACTCGGTTTAGAAGGTACACAAAG GGATGAATATTATGCTTGGGGGCTCCACCAAATTGCTAAAGCTGTGAGCTTTTTAAATAACGACTGCAAACTT CTTTGGATGGTACAGGTTCATGGCAATGTTTGTTTGTCAAGTGTTGTTGTAACGCAGACATTGGACTGGAAGCTATATGCTTTTGATGTGCTATCAGAATATGATGGGGCCAATGCAACTGCTACAGGACCGATGCTG CAATATGAATGGCTTGTTGGATCACAATACAAGCCAACAGAGCTGGCAAAGTGCGACTGGGCCACAATCAGAAAATCTCCTCCATGGGCTATTGATTCTTGGGGTTTGG GATGTCTTATTTACGAGATTTTCTCTGGCATGAAGTTGGGAAAAACTGAGGAGCTGCGCAACACTGCCTCTATTCCAAAG TCTCTGCTTCCAGATTATCAGCGGCTCTTGAGCTCCATGCCTTCTCGCAGGTTGAATACATCAAAGCTTATAGAAAATAGTG AATATTTCCAAAATAAGTTGGTGGACACCATACATTTCATGGAAATTCTTAGTTTGAAAGACAGTGTTGAGAAGGATACTTTCTTTCGTAAGCTTCCTAATTTAGCAGAGCAGCTTCCTCGCCCAATTGTGTTGAAGAAG TTACTTCCTTTGTTAGCCTCTGCCCTTGAATTTGGTTCAGCTGCTGCCCCTGCTTTGACTGCACTGTTGAAAATGGGTTCTTGGCTTTCTGCTGAAGAATTTAGTCTGAAG GTACTGCCTACAATTGTGAAGCTCTTTGCTTCTAATGACCGAGCTGTCCGAGTTGCTCTCCTTCAGCATATTGATCAATTCGGAGAATCTTTATCAGCTCAagttgttgatgagcaa GTCTACCCCCATGTTGCTACTGGATTTGCAGACACGTCTGCGTTTCTCCGAGAATTGACTCTCAAGTCCATGCTTATAGTGGCTCCTAAG CTTTCACAACGTACTTTGTCAGGCTCATTACTGAAGTATCTTTCCAAGTTACAG GTTGATGAAGAGCCTGCAATTAGAACAAATACCACCATATTATTGGGAAACATTGCAAGCTACCTAAATGAAGGG ACACGGAAGAGAGTTTTGATCAATGCATTTACGGTCCGTGCATTGCGTGATACTTTCTCTCCTGCCCGAGGAGCAG GAGTTATGGCTTTATGTGCCACTAGTTCTTATTACGACATGACTGAGATTGCTACCCGGATTCTTCCAAATATTGTTGTACTTATCATTGATCCTGACAG TGATGTAAGGTCAAAGGCATTTCAGGCAGTTGATCAATTTTTACAGATAGTGAAGCAGTATAATGAGAAG GGTAATGCTGAAGATACTTCAGGTGCTGGAAGTTTAGGGATTTCATCAATGCCTGGAAATGCTAGTTTACTTGGGTATGTTGAGAATTTTTGCTGTAGGAGGGCCATATTAATTGTTACCATACAACAAGATGGTTCACATGGAATCAATGACCTTGAAAACTTGTgtgttacaattttttttcttgtaag ATGGGCCATGAGTTCTTTAACTCTTAAAGGCAAAGCTTCTGATCAAGCTCCAGTTGCTACTGCAAATTCTGTCACACCTGCAACTACCACAGCCTCTACAGCCAGCTCAG GACTAATAGAAACTCCAAGTACAGCACCAGTTCACCGAGTAAGTTCCAGTACAGATTTTGCAGATCAACCAATGCCTCCATCTCCTACTTCAACCGATGGATGGGGAGAAATTGAAAATGGCATTCATGAAGAACATGACAGTGACAAAGATGGATGGGATGATATTGAACCCCTTGATGAGCCAAAGCCTTCTTCAGCTTTGGCAAATATTCAGGCAGCTCAGAAGCGTCCTGTTTCACAACCAGTTTCACAGCCTAAACCACAAG CTTCAACAAGTTTGAGACCAAAAAGCACAGTGAAGGCGGCCAAAGATGAAGACGACGATTTGTGGGGTTCTATAGCAGCAGCTCCTCCAAAATCTGCTTCTAGACCATTGAATGTGAAAACAGCTggagcagttgatgatgatgatcCCTGGGCAGCTATTGCTGCTCCCCCTCCAACAACCAAGGTAAAACCTTTATCAGCAGGAAGAGGCAGAGGAAATAGAGCAGCTGCTCCCAAATTGGGTGCACAGAGGATAAATCGGACATCCTCCACTGGGATGTAA